The following coding sequences lie in one Helicobacter sp. MIT 21-1697 genomic window:
- a CDS encoding YggS family pyridoxal phosphate-dependent enzyme: MLALNLERVLRRIERARLAYDAHQIISLVAVSKYQSEAHIRALYEYGQRAFGENKVQDLRTKSESLSDLPIEWHFIGSLQENKINTLLNLQPSLLHSLDSLKLANAVQKRLGERKIRALLQVNAANEASKSGVSIESAKDIYEQICATCPNVKLEGIMSIGAHSDDRALIERSFKLTRDVFDSLKPNGAKILSMGMSGDFEIAIAYGANLVRIGSKLFEEVR; this comes from the coding sequence TTGAAAGGGTTTTGCGCCGCATTGAACGCGCCCGATTAGCCTATGATGCTCATCAAATCATTTCTCTTGTGGCAGTGAGTAAATACCAAAGTGAAGCACATATTCGTGCTCTTTATGAATATGGGCAAAGAGCGTTTGGTGAAAACAAAGTGCAGGATTTACGCACTAAGAGTGAATCTTTAAGTGATTTGCCCATAGAGTGGCATTTTATCGGCTCATTGCAAGAAAATAAAATCAATACACTTCTTAACCTGCAACCTAGTCTTTTACATAGCCTAGATTCCCTTAAGCTTGCTAATGCTGTGCAAAAGCGACTAGGAGAGCGAAAGATTCGCGCATTGCTTCAAGTGAATGCGGCAAATGAGGCAAGCAAAAGTGGTGTAAGCATAGAATCTGCCAAAGATATATATGAGCAAATTTGCGCTACTTGTCCAAATGTCAAACTTGAGGGTATAATGAGTATTGGAGCGCATAGCGATGATAGAGCACTGATAGAGCGTAGCTTCAAATTAACGCGCGATGTGTTTGATTCTCTTAAGCCAAATGGTGCGAAGATTCTCTCTATGGGTATGAGTGGGGATTTTGAAATAGCGATTGCTTATGGAGCAAATCTTGTGCGGATTGGTTCAAAACTATTTGAGGAGGTAAGATGA